A stretch of the Thalassotalea euphylliae genome encodes the following:
- a CDS encoding PLP-dependent decarboxylase, protein MTTSNLLSDDLSQALRAHQGSSHENGYFVYDIGALKQHLNELQQQDVVKLWYAVKANPLSSVIQAVAKSGIQFDVASKGELTQVLLQGVDAEKILNTGPAKSYQQISYFLQQGVNTFVVESYNQLQWLALAAKEQGKKPDALLRVQLRWPEGEKNPLGGNSLTPFGLGTEEWAGIRASDFPTVNICGLHIFQWGNMLSNSQMFSLWSQMVEPLVSLAERIGFELKVLDLGGGLGVDYLETGQGIDWQQAMADLAQIKAQAGVEELWLELGRYAVAPFGYYVTDVVDRKTNFGEEQLVLAAGINHLLRPAITDQPFPAKLLRPSSEEVQDFHLHGPLCTSMDCLGQLPLPSDTKVGDQLVFNLAGAYGFTESMPLFLCHEVAAEYVYDNQLLTEVRAAQPATWYMR, encoded by the coding sequence ATGACGACATCAAACCTACTCTCTGACGATTTATCGCAAGCACTGCGCGCTCATCAAGGCAGTAGTCATGAAAATGGCTATTTTGTTTATGATATTGGCGCGCTCAAACAGCACTTAAATGAGCTACAGCAGCAAGATGTAGTCAAGCTTTGGTACGCGGTCAAAGCCAATCCATTATCAAGCGTTATTCAAGCGGTGGCGAAAAGCGGTATTCAGTTTGATGTCGCCAGTAAAGGCGAGCTAACGCAAGTATTATTGCAAGGAGTCGACGCCGAGAAAATCTTAAATACTGGTCCAGCCAAGTCTTACCAGCAAATTTCTTATTTTCTTCAGCAAGGGGTTAATACCTTTGTTGTCGAAAGTTACAACCAGTTGCAATGGCTGGCACTGGCTGCAAAAGAGCAAGGCAAAAAGCCAGATGCTTTACTGCGCGTTCAGCTGCGCTGGCCAGAAGGAGAGAAAAACCCGTTAGGTGGCAATAGCTTAACGCCATTTGGCTTAGGCACTGAAGAATGGGCAGGGATTCGTGCCAGTGATTTCCCAACGGTGAATATTTGTGGCTTACATATCTTCCAATGGGGCAATATGCTCAGCAACAGCCAAATGTTTTCGCTTTGGTCACAAATGGTTGAGCCGCTCGTTAGCTTAGCTGAGCGCATTGGTTTTGAGCTTAAAGTGCTAGATTTAGGCGGTGGTTTAGGGGTTGATTACCTTGAAACGGGTCAAGGAATAGACTGGCAACAAGCCATGGCTGATTTGGCGCAAATTAAAGCACAAGCAGGCGTGGAAGAACTATGGCTAGAGCTTGGCCGATATGCGGTTGCACCGTTTGGTTACTATGTTACTGATGTCGTTGATCGCAAAACTAATTTTGGTGAGGAACAATTGGTGTTGGCAGCAGGTATTAATCACTTGTTGCGCCCGGCTATCACCGACCAACCTTTCCCAGCCAAGCTGCTGAGGCCATCAAGCGAGGAAGTGCAAGATTTTCATTTGCACGGCCCGTTATGCACGAGTATGGATTGCCTTGGCCAATTGCCCTTGCCGAGCGATACCAAAGTTGGCGATCAACTGGTGTTTAATCTTGCGGGGGCTTACGGCTTTACCGAAAGTATGCCGCTGTTTTTATGCCATGAAGTGGCCGCGGAATATGTTTATGATAATCAGCTATTAACCGAAGTGCGTGCAGCACAGCCTGCCACTTGGTATATGAGATAG